From one Mya arenaria isolate MELC-2E11 chromosome 4, ASM2691426v1 genomic stretch:
- the LOC128231009 gene encoding type-2 ice-structuring protein-like, translated as MYAAMEMTQYQKDAGTISGNNLDHTSGKLDKSREQCQGSNLTVANSQNAREENCEAVRYGPSTSECQMFSDVIPQWTGNDANWLIYQKIKGCPEGWVAFYKSCYFFSTNLANWNNAEDHCISLGGHLATVRTIEEHQFIVENRPLPNRFLWIGGKRSSTVVSTFVWANGEPWDFHHWSPFEPSKEEEECVDIYNYKADPAQYGDTWNDRMCSELDPFVCEKLVLLG; from the exons atgtatgctGCTATGGAAATGACGCAATACCAAAAGGATGCTGGAACAATATCTGGAAATAACCTGGATCATACCTCTGGAAAATTAGATAAGAGTCGCGAGCAGTGCCAGGGATCGAATTTAACGGTCGCtaactcgcaaaatgcga GAGAAGAAAATTGTGAGGCTGTTCGATATGGACCAAGCACATCCGAATGTCAGATGTTTAGTGACGTCATCCCTCAATGGACCGGAAATGACGCTAACTGGTTGATATATCAGAAAATTAAG GGTTGCCCCGAAGGGTGGGTCGCCTTTTACAAGTCGTGTTACTTCTTCTCTACTAATTTGGCCAACTGGAACAATGCGGAGGACCACTGTATAAGCTTGGGCGGTCATCTGGCGACTGTCCGCACCATAGAGGAACATCAATTCATCGTCGAGAACCGACCTTTGCCGAACCGGTTTCTCTGGATTGGAGGGAAACGATCTTCTACAGTTGTTAGCACTTTCGTTTGGGCCAACGGTGAACCATGGGATTTTCATCATTGGTCACCATTCGAACCTAGTAAAGAGGAGGAAGAATGTGtggatatatataattacaaagCAGATCCGGCTCAGTACGGGGATACTTGGAATGATCGTATGTGTTCTGAACTTGATCCATTTGTATGTGAGAAACTCGTATTATTGGGATAA